A region from the Candidatus Electrothrix scaldis genome encodes:
- a CDS encoding YitT family protein: MSCNSQALFISPQQVIRDIGLLFLGGVLCAIGINSILIPHNFVTGGVTGIALIIYKIFPFFDMGLIYLVLNVPLFILSWMVVGRRFFVYSILGTVALSIALLYVHINIRVEDQMLNALLAGVILGAGAGLCLKTSGSQGGTDMLSVVLLKRFSVKIGNTLMVLNGLVILMISVYYSIEAVLYTMIVVFVSSKVINLVVVGLSQRKAIFIISSHWEKISQEILKDIRRGVTIIKGEGGYSRKEEMILYTVVQLTEIGMLKRIVHGIDPNAFVVISDTQEVINYRIGNQPHW, translated from the coding sequence ATGAGTTGTAATTCACAGGCCTTATTCATTTCTCCTCAACAGGTTATTCGAGATATAGGGCTGCTTTTCCTTGGTGGCGTCCTGTGTGCCATCGGGATTAACAGTATTCTTATTCCCCATAATTTTGTCACCGGAGGGGTTACCGGTATTGCATTGATCATCTATAAAATATTTCCTTTCTTTGATATGGGGCTCATTTATCTTGTCCTGAACGTGCCTCTTTTTATTTTATCCTGGATGGTGGTGGGGCGGCGTTTCTTTGTCTACAGTATCCTGGGAACCGTAGCTCTGAGTATCGCTTTGTTATATGTACATATTAATATTCGTGTCGAGGATCAGATGCTTAATGCCCTCTTAGCAGGAGTAATTCTCGGGGCTGGTGCGGGACTTTGTTTAAAGACCTCGGGCTCTCAAGGGGGCACAGATATGCTTTCCGTTGTTCTGTTAAAACGATTTTCCGTTAAGATCGGTAATACTTTGATGGTACTCAATGGACTGGTTATCCTGATGATATCTGTTTATTATTCCATTGAGGCGGTCCTCTATACTATGATCGTTGTCTTTGTTAGCTCCAAGGTAATTAACCTGGTCGTGGTCGGTCTGAGTCAGCGAAAGGCGATTTTCATTATTTCAAGCCATTGGGAAAAGATTTCTCAGGAAATCCTCAAGGATATCCGGCGCGGTGTGACCATCATCAAAGGGGAGGGTGGCTACAGCCGGAAGGAGGAGATGATCCTGTACACCGTTGTCCAGTTGACAGAAATCGGCATGCTTAAACGAATTGTGCATGGGATTGATCCAAATGCCTTTGTGGTGATCAGCGACACCCAGGAGGTTATTAATTACCGGATCGGGAATCAGCCGCATTGGTGA
- a CDS encoding homocysteine biosynthesis protein has product MSDPKQESKFEVNKTYAEINARIKAGEAVVVTADEMVDIVRQEGPVEAARRIDVVTTGTFSTMCSSGVFLNFGQTNPTIKAQKVWINKVSAYAGIAAIDAYIGATEPAEGDPLNQVYPGEFRYGGGHVIEDLVAGKAVHLEAKAYPTDCYANTKCKKEITLAEMPHALLCNPRNAYQNYNCAVNLSDKIVYTYMGTLKPNCRNANYCSAGQLSPLLNDPLYRTIGIGTRIFLGGGVGYVTFQGTQHNPGAPRGDNGVPTRPAGTIMVQGDLKKMSPDWLRGVSLRGYGTSLAVGLGIPIPILNEEMARFTGVSDEEIFTHVVDYGHDYTNGIARHYGKVSYAQLRSGEIEVAGKKVPTSPLSSLPGARKVAETLKEWIEAGKFHLGEPVDYFPTADFSFNPEK; this is encoded by the coding sequence ATGAGCGATCCCAAGCAAGAGAGCAAGTTTGAGGTGAATAAAACCTACGCGGAAATCAACGCCCGTATTAAGGCGGGAGAGGCTGTTGTTGTCACAGCAGATGAGATGGTTGATATTGTCCGGCAGGAAGGCCCTGTTGAGGCTGCCCGCCGCATCGATGTAGTCACCACAGGAACCTTCTCCACCATGTGTTCCTCAGGCGTATTTCTGAACTTTGGTCAAACCAATCCAACCATCAAGGCGCAAAAAGTCTGGATCAACAAGGTCTCTGCCTATGCCGGTATAGCAGCAATAGATGCTTATATCGGGGCGACTGAACCAGCCGAGGGTGACCCGCTGAACCAGGTCTATCCTGGTGAATTCCGCTACGGTGGAGGGCATGTCATTGAAGACTTGGTAGCAGGCAAGGCAGTGCATCTGGAGGCCAAGGCCTATCCCACAGATTGCTACGCCAACACCAAGTGCAAAAAAGAAATCACCCTAGCAGAGATGCCCCATGCCCTGCTCTGCAATCCTCGTAATGCATACCAGAACTACAACTGTGCGGTTAATCTCTCCGATAAGATCGTCTATACTTATATGGGCACGCTGAAACCCAACTGCCGCAATGCCAACTATTGCAGTGCAGGCCAGCTCAGCCCTCTGCTGAATGATCCCCTCTATCGCACTATCGGTATCGGCACCCGCATTTTTCTTGGCGGCGGTGTGGGCTATGTAACCTTTCAGGGAACCCAACATAACCCAGGAGCTCCACGAGGTGACAACGGAGTCCCTACCCGGCCAGCTGGCACTATCATGGTTCAGGGAGATCTCAAAAAAATGTCGCCAGATTGGCTGCGAGGTGTAAGTCTACGAGGTTATGGGACCTCACTTGCCGTCGGACTGGGAATCCCTATTCCCATCCTCAACGAGGAGATGGCTCGCTTCACTGGAGTCTCAGACGAAGAGATCTTTACCCATGTGGTTGATTACGGGCACGATTATACCAACGGCATTGCCCGTCACTACGGCAAGGTCAGCTATGCCCAGCTCAGGAGCGGCGAGATAGAGGTAGCAGGTAAAAAAGTACCAACCTCCCCTCTTTCTTCCTTACCAGGAGCACGCAAGGTTGCCGAGACCCTTAAAGAGTGGATTGAGGCGGGCAAATTCCATCTCGGCGAGCCAGTGGATTATTTTCCTACGGCTGATTTTTCCTTTAACCCGGAAAAATAA
- the larE gene encoding ATP-dependent sacrificial sulfur transferase LarE translates to MPASKLKQLRRHLSRFDRVGVAFSGGVDSSFLLRMTLEVLGSHRVLVLHARSCLQSKQEQEDVLTWASQQGYPAAAMQLRLIETNPLTWKDFTANPENRCYLCKKHLYNLFLKTLEEEDISILLDGTNADDLRQGEDGRPGLQAIKELGIHTPLAACGLTKEEIRNHSRALNLHTADRPSSSCLATRIPHGIQITPQRLQKIEDLEQALAQEGLTGCRVRLDANTEDTVFVQLQQSNLGQIHSDSLKKRFVIPLKKKGVHKIYLDVEGR, encoded by the coding sequence TTGCCAGCAAGCAAACTCAAACAACTCCGTCGTCACCTTTCCCGCTTTGATCGGGTAGGCGTAGCCTTTTCCGGCGGAGTTGATTCCTCGTTTCTTTTGCGTATGACCCTTGAAGTTCTGGGTTCGCATAGGGTTCTGGTCCTCCATGCCCGCTCCTGCCTCCAGAGCAAACAGGAACAGGAGGATGTTCTTACCTGGGCCAGTCAGCAAGGGTATCCGGCAGCAGCAATGCAGTTGCGGCTTATCGAAACCAACCCGCTAACCTGGAAGGATTTCACAGCCAACCCGGAAAACCGCTGTTACCTCTGCAAAAAACACCTCTACAACCTCTTTCTAAAGACTCTAGAGGAAGAAGACATAAGCATCCTCCTGGACGGCACCAATGCAGACGATCTTCGCCAAGGAGAGGACGGGAGACCAGGACTACAGGCAATTAAGGAGCTTGGCATCCATACTCCTTTGGCAGCTTGTGGCCTAACCAAAGAAGAGATCCGCAACCACAGCAGAGCTTTGAACCTGCATACCGCTGACCGACCATCCTCTTCCTGCCTTGCCACTAGAATTCCTCATGGCATACAGATTACCCCTCAACGCCTGCAAAAAATCGAGGACTTGGAGCAGGCTCTGGCTCAGGAGGGATTGACAGGCTGTCGTGTGCGCCTGGATGCAAATACGGAAGATACTGTTTTCGTCCAGTTACAGCAGAGTAACCTTGGACAAATCCACAGTGATTCCCTTAAAAAACGATTTGTCATCCCCTTGAAAAAGAAAGGCGTTCACAAGATTTATCTTGACGTAGAAGGACGTTGA
- a CDS encoding HU family DNA-binding protein — protein sequence MNKKELVEAMAGAADISKSAAEKALNSMLMSITEALSEGDKVTLVGFGTFSTANRAARQAKNPQTGAVMEIPAKTVAKFKPGSKLSEAVK from the coding sequence ATGAATAAAAAAGAATTAGTTGAGGCTATGGCCGGGGCAGCTGACATTAGCAAATCAGCAGCAGAAAAAGCACTCAATAGCATGCTGATGAGCATTACTGAGGCCCTTTCCGAAGGTGACAAAGTCACGCTGGTCGGATTCGGTACTTTTTCTACTGCTAACCGTGCTGCACGACAGGCAAAAAATCCCCAAACAGGGGCTGTTATGGAAATTCCCGCTAAGACTGTCGCGAAATTCAAGCCGGGTAGCAAACTCTCCGAGGCTGTAAAATAA